A region from the Geobacter benzoatilyticus genome encodes:
- a CDS encoding thiamine pyrophosphate-dependent enzyme, with product MQQVFKKPVSLKDVQTHFCPGCHHGTFHRIVAEAMDEFGVQKKTIGVASVGCSVFLYGYFDIDVVEAPHGRAPAVATGVKRARPDAFVFTYQGDGDLAAIGTSEIIHAANRGEDMTVIFVNNTTYGMTGGQMAPTTLVGQRTSTSPYGRNQGKDGAPIRMAELLAQLEGVGFSARVAVNNPKNLMDAKRQIKKAFRYQVEGKGFSFIEALSACPTNWGMNPISANERVGTEMCDYFPLGVFKNAADL from the coding sequence ATGCAACAAGTCTTTAAAAAACCGGTCAGTTTAAAGGATGTCCAGACCCACTTCTGCCCCGGATGCCACCACGGCACGTTTCATCGTATTGTGGCTGAGGCCATGGATGAATTCGGCGTCCAGAAGAAAACCATCGGCGTCGCGTCCGTCGGCTGTTCAGTATTTCTCTACGGCTACTTCGATATCGATGTGGTGGAAGCCCCCCACGGCAGGGCTCCGGCGGTGGCCACCGGCGTCAAGCGGGCCCGTCCCGATGCCTTCGTTTTCACCTACCAGGGCGACGGCGATCTGGCCGCCATCGGAACCTCTGAAATAATCCACGCCGCCAACCGGGGCGAGGACATGACTGTCATCTTCGTCAACAACACCACCTACGGCATGACCGGCGGGCAAATGGCACCCACCACCCTTGTGGGGCAGCGAACCTCCACGTCCCCCTATGGAAGAAACCAGGGTAAAGACGGGGCGCCCATCAGGATGGCTGAGCTTCTTGCCCAGCTCGAAGGCGTCGGATTTTCGGCACGGGTGGCTGTAAACAACCCCAAGAACCTCATGGACGCCAAGCGCCAGATAAAAAAAGCATTCCGGTATCAGGTGGAGGGGAAAGGGTTTTCCTTCATCGAAGCCCTCTCGGCATGTCCCACCAACTGGGGGATGAACCCGATCAGCGCCAATGAGCGGGTCGGCACCGAGATGTGCGACTACTTCCCCCTGGGAGTATTCAAGAACGCGGCTGATCTTTAA
- a CDS encoding 3-methyl-2-oxobutanoate dehydrogenase subunit VorB, with translation MTKRLFMKGNEAIAMAAIEAGCRYYFGYPITPQSDIPEYMSRELPKLGGEFIQAESEVASINMLLGASATGVRAMTSSSSPGISLKQEGISYMSGAELPGVIVNICRSGPGLGGIDASQADYFQAVKGGGHGGYHIIVLAPASVQEMYDLTMLAFDLSDIYRVPAMILGDSVVGQMKEPVVPNKRPATELPPKNWVVRGKGDGEQRVVKSLYLGDGELEAHNWKLHGRYQELRDKETRWEEFMLDDAELVVTAFGSAARIAKTAVMAARDNGIKVGLLRPITLFPFPEKAFRAVTERCKRVLDIELNAGQMVEDVRLSVARDAEVFFYGRPPGAGSLPTPEELLEQIKKYYV, from the coding sequence TTGACAAAGCGTCTCTTTATGAAGGGTAACGAAGCCATAGCGATGGCCGCCATTGAGGCCGGCTGCCGCTACTATTTCGGTTATCCCATAACCCCCCAGAGCGACATCCCGGAGTATATGTCGCGGGAACTGCCGAAGCTGGGCGGCGAATTCATCCAGGCCGAGAGCGAGGTCGCTTCCATCAACATGCTCCTCGGCGCTTCGGCTACCGGCGTCCGGGCCATGACCTCGTCATCCAGCCCCGGCATCTCCCTCAAGCAGGAGGGGATTTCCTACATGTCGGGCGCGGAGCTTCCCGGCGTCATTGTCAATATCTGCCGGTCCGGTCCGGGGCTCGGCGGCATCGACGCTTCCCAGGCCGACTACTTTCAGGCGGTCAAGGGGGGAGGGCACGGCGGCTATCATATCATTGTCCTCGCACCGGCATCGGTTCAGGAGATGTATGATCTGACCATGCTTGCCTTCGATCTTTCCGACATCTATCGAGTTCCCGCAATGATTCTCGGGGACTCCGTCGTGGGGCAGATGAAAGAACCGGTTGTACCCAACAAGCGCCCCGCGACTGAGCTTCCCCCCAAGAACTGGGTCGTGCGCGGCAAGGGTGACGGTGAGCAGCGCGTCGTAAAGTCCCTTTATCTGGGCGACGGCGAGCTGGAGGCCCACAACTGGAAACTCCATGGGCGTTATCAGGAGCTTCGGGACAAGGAAACCCGGTGGGAAGAATTCATGCTGGACGATGCGGAGCTTGTCGTAACCGCATTCGGTTCTGCGGCCCGCATAGCCAAGACCGCGGTCATGGCGGCACGGGACAACGGCATCAAGGTGGGGCTCCTTCGCCCCATCACCCTCTTCCCCTTTCCGGAGAAAGCCTTCCGCGCAGTCACAGAGCGGTGCAAGCGAGTGCTCGATATCGAACTCAACGCCGGTCAGATGGTCGAAGATGTCCGGCTTTCAGTGGCCCGCGATGCGGAAGTCTTCTTCTACGGCAGGCCTCCGGGGGCAGGCTCCCTTCCGACACCCGAAGAGCTGCTGGAGCAGATCAAAAAATACTACGTCTAG
- the rsmA gene encoding 16S rRNA (adenine(1518)-N(6)/adenine(1519)-N(6))-dimethyltransferase RsmA codes for MRGEGIRARKALGQNFLVDRNVIARIADAVDIGPEDRILEVGPGKGALTELLAARCARLVAVELDTRLVPVLRREFSENQRVEIVHDDILKLDLRSLLASEGAGKWKVAANLPYNISTPVLFKFLDHMDLFSRLVLMLQKEVGDRLAASPGTKDYGTLSVFFQLHFNVARELIVRPGSFHPVPKVDSVVLSFVPLEKPREEVGDERYFRRMVKGAFSMRRKTLWNCLKGADLGLSGGQLAEALETCGIDPGRRGETLSLGEFAALSRAMIALGGI; via the coding sequence GTGAGAGGCGAGGGGATTCGCGCCCGCAAGGCGCTCGGCCAGAACTTTCTGGTGGACCGGAACGTTATCGCGCGGATTGCGGATGCGGTGGATATCGGCCCGGAAGACCGGATTCTTGAGGTCGGCCCCGGCAAGGGTGCCTTGACCGAATTACTTGCGGCCCGTTGCGCGCGGCTCGTGGCGGTGGAACTCGACACGCGCCTTGTGCCGGTGCTGCGCCGGGAGTTCAGCGAGAATCAACGGGTGGAAATCGTCCACGATGATATCCTGAAGCTTGATCTGCGTTCCCTTCTGGCGTCCGAAGGTGCCGGGAAGTGGAAAGTGGCCGCAAACCTTCCCTACAACATCTCCACGCCGGTACTGTTCAAGTTTCTTGATCACATGGATCTTTTCTCCCGTCTGGTGCTCATGCTCCAGAAGGAAGTCGGCGATCGGCTTGCTGCGTCCCCCGGTACCAAGGATTACGGCACGCTTTCCGTGTTTTTTCAGCTTCATTTCAACGTCGCCAGGGAACTGATCGTCAGGCCCGGCTCGTTCCATCCCGTGCCCAAGGTTGATTCCGTGGTGTTGAGCTTCGTTCCCCTCGAAAAACCCCGCGAAGAGGTTGGTGACGAACGGTATTTCCGCCGCATGGTGAAGGGTGCTTTCTCCATGAGGCGCAAGACCCTCTGGAACTGTCTCAAGGGGGCTGATCTGGGGCTGTCCGGCGGGCAACTTGCGGAGGCGCTTGAAACGTGCGGAATAGATCCGGGAAGAAGAGGCGAGACGTTAAGTCTTGGCGAATTCGCCGCCCTTTCCCGTGCCATGATCGCTTTAGGCGGAATTTGA
- a CDS encoding 4Fe-4S dicluster domain-containing protein: MAHIEIDELRCKGCGLCTLACSRKLIVMSDTTNKQGYVTAVATKQDQCTGCTLCAEICPDVAIMVFK; the protein is encoded by the coding sequence ATGGCGCACATTGAGATAGATGAATTACGTTGCAAAGGGTGCGGACTCTGCACTCTCGCCTGTTCGAGAAAACTCATCGTCATGAGCGATACCACCAACAAGCAGGGCTATGTGACTGCTGTTGCCACAAAGCAGGACCAATGTACCGGCTGTACTCTCTGCGCTGAGATTTGCCCTGATGTTGCCATCATGGTGTTCAAGTGA
- a CDS encoding MucR family transcriptional regulator: MAPTLLELTASIVSSHAAMSELSTEELVQEIQKVYATMQQLEGGVAEAAPAEEAKAPVISLKKAFQADQVVCMICGKGGMKTLTRHLAQVHNMKPREYRKQFNIPSTQALTARKFSEARKKMAQDRGLADNLAKARAVRAANIQQKKAAAEKPAKAKAAPRKKKA; the protein is encoded by the coding sequence ATGGCTCCGACACTGTTGGAATTAACGGCAAGCATTGTCTCTTCGCATGCTGCAATGTCAGAACTTTCCACCGAGGAACTGGTACAGGAAATCCAGAAGGTGTACGCGACAATGCAGCAACTGGAAGGGGGCGTAGCCGAAGCCGCTCCGGCGGAAGAAGCCAAGGCACCCGTTATCAGCCTCAAGAAGGCTTTCCAGGCCGATCAGGTCGTCTGCATGATCTGTGGCAAGGGGGGAATGAAAACCCTTACCCGCCACCTGGCCCAAGTGCACAACATGAAGCCGAGGGAATACCGAAAGCAGTTCAACATTCCCAGCACCCAGGCTCTGACCGCCCGGAAGTTCTCCGAAGCCCGCAAGAAGATGGCCCAGGACAGAGGCCTTGCCGACAACCTGGCAAAGGCCCGCGCAGTGAGAGCCGCCAACATCCAGCAAAAGAAAGCTGCTGCCGAAAAGCCGGCAAAGGCAAAGGCAGCGCCGCGTAAGAAGAAGGCATAA
- the tsaD gene encoding tRNA (adenosine(37)-N6)-threonylcarbamoyltransferase complex transferase subunit TsaD encodes MLLLTIESSCDETAAAVVRDGRKVLSSIVASQVKDHAVYGGVVPEIASRKHLETIPVVIDEALHTASVSLENIEGIAVTRGPGLAGALLVGVAVAKAIAFARRLPIVGVNHIEGHIAAILLEREVAFPYVALAVSGGHTHLYRVDGIGRYTILGQTRDDAAGEAFDKVAKLLGLPYPGGVEIDRLAAGGDPRRISFPRPLLHDGSFNFSFSGLKTAVLNHVRKNPPQGDEQYLRDLCASFQAAACDVLVAKTLLAAETEGIGRVVVAGGVACNSSLRAEMAREAAARGIDLAIPSPSLCGDNAAMLAVPGDFYLSRGITDGLSLDATAVWPLDTIKRGEAA; translated from the coding sequence ATGCTCCTTCTGACGATCGAATCATCCTGTGACGAAACCGCGGCAGCGGTGGTCCGCGACGGACGGAAGGTGCTTTCGAGCATCGTTGCGTCCCAGGTGAAGGACCATGCCGTCTACGGCGGAGTCGTTCCCGAGATCGCATCCCGCAAGCATCTGGAGACTATTCCGGTTGTCATCGACGAAGCCCTTCACACGGCTTCGGTATCCCTTGAAAACATCGAGGGTATTGCCGTGACCCGGGGGCCGGGGCTTGCCGGAGCGCTTCTCGTGGGAGTTGCCGTTGCCAAGGCCATCGCTTTTGCCCGGCGGCTGCCCATCGTGGGGGTGAACCACATCGAGGGGCACATCGCCGCAATTCTCCTGGAACGTGAAGTCGCCTTTCCTTACGTGGCCCTGGCTGTTTCGGGGGGGCATACGCACCTTTATCGCGTGGACGGCATCGGCCGTTACACGATCCTGGGGCAGACCCGGGACGATGCGGCGGGCGAGGCATTCGACAAGGTTGCCAAGCTGCTGGGGCTCCCTTATCCGGGAGGGGTTGAGATCGACCGTCTCGCCGCCGGGGGGGACCCGCGCCGGATATCCTTCCCCCGGCCGCTTCTCCACGACGGAAGCTTCAATTTCAGCTTCAGCGGGCTCAAGACCGCAGTCTTGAATCATGTGCGGAAAAACCCTCCCCAGGGGGATGAGCAGTATCTTCGCGACCTTTGCGCTTCATTTCAGGCGGCGGCCTGCGATGTGCTCGTCGCCAAGACGCTTCTCGCCGCCGAAACCGAAGGAATCGGACGGGTCGTGGTTGCCGGCGGTGTTGCCTGCAACAGCTCCCTGCGGGCTGAAATGGCGCGGGAAGCTGCCGCGCGGGGCATAGACCTCGCAATCCCGTCTCCGTCCCTCTGTGGCGACAATGCCGCCATGCTGGCGGTGCCCGGAGACTTCTACCTGTCTCGCGGCATTACCGACGGACTTTCACTGGACGCCACAGCGGTCTGGCCTCTGGACACGATCAAACGGGGGGAGGCAGCGTGA